Part of the Caretta caretta isolate rCarCar2 chromosome 7, rCarCar1.hap1, whole genome shotgun sequence genome is shown below.
CGTGCCCCTGACTCTGGCATATGCTTTTGAGCCCCGGGGATGGGTTTATGGACGCTTCATGTGTTATTTTGTGTTCTTAATGCAACCGGTCactgtgtttgtgtctgtcttcaCCTTGACTGTCATAGCTGTGGACAGATACTATGCCATGGTGTATCCTCTCCGGAGGAGGCTCACTATATCAATCTGTGCTTATATTCTGGCTGCTATTTGGCTGCTGAGTTGCATCTTGGCTGCCCCAGCCTTGGTCCACACCTATCATGCTGAGTTCCCAGAACTGGACTTCTCCATCTGTGAAGAGTTTTGGTTCCATATGAAGAGGGACCATTTAACTTATGCCTACAGCACTCTCATTATCACATATGTATTGCCTTTAATAGTCATCTCCTTGTCCTATCTGCGGATCTCTGTCAAACTGAAAAATCGAGTGGTTCCGGGAAACATCACCCAGGGCCAAGCTGAGTGGGACAGGGCAAGGAGGAGGAAAACCTTTCGCTTGCTGGTCCTGGTGGTGGCTGCCTTTGGAGTCTGCTGGCTCCCTCTGCACATCTTTAACGTGATAAAAGACATGGATATCAACTTAATAGATAAACAGTATTTCAACCTCATCCAG
Proteins encoded:
- the LOC125639928 gene encoding prolactin-releasing peptide receptor-like; protein product: MMNPDNLTSLNFLSAIHSNASNLFSGLQFVQSFKPLIILCYSLVVFVGIIGNYLLIYVICKMKKMHNVTNFLVGNLAFSDMLMCATCVPLTLAYAFEPRGWVYGRFMCYFVFLMQPVTVFVSVFTLTVIAVDRYYAMVYPLRRRLTISICAYILAAIWLLSCILAAPALVHTYHAEFPELDFSICEEFWFHMKRDHLTYAYSTLIITYVLPLIVISLSYLRISVKLKNRVVPGNITQGQAEWDRARRRKTFRLLVLVVAAFGVCWLPLHIFNVIKDMDINLIDKQYFNLIQLLCHWFAMMSACTNAFLYAWLHDSFRGELKKMFAWRKKKVGPATHGIMASVML